A portion of the Rhizoctonia solani chromosome 6, complete sequence genome contains these proteins:
- a CDS encoding sodium/potassium-transporting ATPase subunit alpha: MPGPRFSGGPNSVEHSSIELDSTTLQPSLVPPVFSNTAANMDSPEFVLWPLAYFPGPSASNMGYLSTEPMLLHQTTLAQSLHPSAVLPHNLQPQLISTTATNNDVGFDGPLINILPNSNHLTRSQMAERAFDPEQEEDDNEELDIEGQTNPLHYSTGWLMGLFDPLKVVHNAKQLVLHQFFFSAASRSRVLLIARLMNTLANQQALDEQGLTILGLLRDSVFKNIIGCSLQYPISGETRRQARVSLSNIHELVGIQLQPPPQLDDQPSHNCNSSILSRLSAPSSSSFVRYYLDPSLDLRHFAAADIILVRHSLVSRTLRDQFILVLAYMNGLREDARIQASGDLRGQGFKTRTVPGRRPEKKLAQIEQPLVGSSSATLQSTSGSPSYNILDLDLLELPLLPLADVPLLLDTSPYVIGATPFVQPASAGLLARPNMLFHNPSQRRSTLHLEEDDSEQSDVEGVKSIIYATPHLNDIVDNSSFNLFYRTKLEGDLRRIRILPGQSKDPALMIIRIVVQECWRCVYIYFYMALCGAHAEDPRVQHSLKRYMRLVNGIRPGRNPDVFLFTPMVIAGVSAIKAKHRHTLTSRTLGLPEHSKPGTTGNDLGQNNAHLARHNHVSRQISRASNRSINSPIDLLASLLSFALSVFMLTKRAQAQRRLATNGPNALSPPPSNTFRKVLEWIFGGFGSLLLAASIVCFIAWKPLGEPNPAPANLALAVVLLIVLLLNAVFNMWQGRTLASLTSLLPSAVTVLRDGQPTVTQASQLVTGDIVMLGTAKALWSTVVLTGESEPIPASTHYTDQNFLETRNIALQGTYCVSGSGMGVVVQVGDGTWSYRTAVYWSNANGKNGLTAGLTTLQLILWAAWLRRDYPNYINVPTLLIDVVSVMVAFIPEGLPVAITMSLAKVAHTLSKKKVLCKSLSIVETLGSVNVLCSDKTGTLTQNKMTVQDVAIFDTEYSVLGFRDASNEGQGNNNLRQMSAVAPYATRQTSLPN, encoded by the exons ATGCCTGGACCAAGGTTCTCAGGCGGGCCTAATTCAGTCGAACATTCCTCGATTGAACTTGATTCGACTACTCTGCAACCTAGTCTCGTACCGCCTGTGTTTTCCAACACCGCTGCTAACATGGATTCGCCCGAGTTCGTACTTTGGCCGTTGGCATACTTCCCTGGACCTTCGGCGTCTAACATGGGCTACCTTTCCACCGAGCCCATGCTACTTCACCAGACAACTTTGGCCCAATCACTCCACCCTTCCGCTGTACTGCCCCATAACCTACAGCCTCAATTAATCTCAACGACAGCGACGAACAACGACGTCGGCTTCGATGGTCCTTTAATAAATATCCTACCCAATTCGAACCATTTGACGCGATCGCAAATGGCCGAACGAGCATTCGATCCAGAACAGGAAGAAGATGACAACGAGGAGCTGGATATTGAAGGGCAAACCAATCCTCTGCACTATTCCACCGG GTGGCTTATGGGCCTTTTTGATCCGCTTAAAGTTGTGCACAACGCAAAGCAACTTGTGCTGCATCAGTTTTTCTTCTCAGCCGCTTCTCGGTCTCGCGTCCTTCTGATTGCGCGCTTGATGAATACGCTTGCAAACCAACAAGCTCTGGACGAACAGGGTTTGACAATATTGGGTTTACTCAGAGATAGCGTATTCAAGAACATTATTGGTTGCAGTCTACAGTACCCAATCTCGGGCGAAACAAGGCGACAAGCGAGGGTTTCGTTGAGCAACATTCATGAG CTGGTGGGAATTCAATTGCAACCTCCCCCTCAGCTCGACGATCAGCCTTCTCACAATTGCAACTCCAGTATTCTTAGCCGCCTGTCCGCCCCCTCATCCTCCTCGTTTGTTCGATATTATCTCGACCCTAGTTTGGATCTTAGACACTTTGCAGCTGCAGATATCATATTG GTACGACATTCCTTGGTCTCTCGAACTCTCCGAGATCAATTCATTCTAGTTCTGGCATACATGAATGGACTTAGGGAGGATGCACGAATACAGGCTTCCGGAGACTTGCG AGGACAAGGATTCAAAACACGGACGGTACCTGGGCGAAGGCCCGAGAAGAAACTTGCGCAAATCGAACAGCCATTGGTTGGGTCAAGTTCGGCCACGCTTCAGTCGACTTCTGGATCACCCAGCTACAATATTCTTGACCTCGATCTGCTCGAACTGCCGCTTCTGCCCTTGGCCGACGTCCCTTTGCTGCTCGATACAAGCCCTTATGTTATTGGCGCCACACCATTCGTACAGCCAGCCTCGGCTGGACTGTTGGCCCGACCCAACATGCTCTTTCATAATCCGTCTCAGCGTAGGTCGACTCTGCATCTAGAGGAAGATGACAGCGAACAGTCTGATGTCGAAGGCGTCAAGTCAATCATCTATGCCACCCCACATTTGAACGACATTGTGGACAACAGTTCGTTTAATTTGTTCTACAGAACT AAACTCGAAGGCGACCTCCGCAGGATACGCATACTACCGGGCCAGAGCAAAGATCCTGCGCTAATGATTATACGCATAGTCGTACAAGAATGCTGGAGATGTGTGTATATCTACTTTTACATG GCGCTCTGCGGTGCACATGCAGAGGACCCTCGAGTGCAGCACTCATTAAAGAGGTATATGCGGTTGGTCAATGGTATCAGACCTGGCAGGAACCCGGATGTGTTCCTATTTACTCCGATGGTCATT GCCGGTGTCTCGGCCATCAAGGCTAAACATCGCCACACCCTCACCTCTCGAACATTGGGGTTGCCCGAGCATTCGAAACCTGGGACGACAGGGAACGATTTA GGGCAGAACAATGCTCATCTGGCTCGACACAACCATGTCTCCCGACAAATCTCAAGGGCTTCCAATCGGTCTATTAACTCTCCCATCGACCTGCTCGCCTCCCTGTTGAGTTTCGCACTCTCAGTCTTCATGTTGACGAAACG TGCTCAGGCCCAACGCCGCTTGGCTACCAACGGCCCCAACGCCCTGTCTCCCCCACCTAGTAATACTTTCCGCAAGGTTCTGGAATGGATTTTTGGTGGATTTGGTTCACTTCTTCTCGCTGCTAGTATT GTCTGCTTTATTGCATGGAAGCCCCTTGGAGAGCCGAACCCAGCACCCGCAAATCTGGCACTGGCAGTTGTTCTACTAATTGTTCTTCTACTCAATGCTGTATTCAATATGTGGCAAG GCCGCACGTTGGCTTCCCTTACCTCCCTTCTCCCATCTGCAGTGACCGTACTCCGCGATGGTCAACCTACTGTAACTCAGGCCAGCCAACTTGTAACCGGTGATATCGTCATGCTAG GCACCG CGAAGGCCTTATGGTCGACCGTGGTGTTGACTGGAGAG TCCGAACCTATCCCGGCAAGCACTCATTATACCGACCAAAACTTCCTCGAAACGCGCAATATTGCTCTACAAGGAACATATTGCGTATCAGGTAGCGGCATGGGTGTTGTTGTTCAGGTCGGGGATGGAACC TGGTCGTATCGCACGGCTGTCTACTGGTCCAATGCCAATGGGAAAAATGGGTTGACTGCTGGGCTCACCACTCTTCAGC TCATTCTTTGGGCCGCATG GTTGCGTCGCGACTACCCCAATTATATAAACGTTCCAACACTCTTGATTGACGTCGTATCGGTCATGGTCGCATTTATTCCTGAGGGATT GCCAGTTGCGATCACCATGTCACTCGCCAAGGTGGCGCATACACTCAGCAAGAAGAAGGTTCTTTGCAA GTCGCTCTCTATTGTCGAGACCCTCGGTTCGGTTAATGTCCTGTGCTCA GACAAAACCGGTACCCTCACTCAGAATAAGATGACGGTTCAAGACGTCGCTATCTTTGATACCGAATACAGCGTCCTGGGGTTCCGAGATGCGTCAAACGAAGGCCAGGGTAATAATAATCTACGTCAG ATGAGCGCCGTCGCGCCATATGCAACTCGGCAAACTTCGCTTCCGAACTGA
- a CDS encoding calcium-transporting ATPase yields the protein MPRLRLRVRSGTTYSNSISAPRPNLCSSSKLVDSSGSLPAPLVRSDMFNPQTDYLLTVKGAPDVLYPRCTSIMSPVDGQVFDLTPERLAQLTAVQNRWAARDHPATAVAIAAQAGIVSGNPDAIHRLSDLDDSLDEKAIPQYDPDAKDRSLFTSDSSTDPEKGSSLANSGMKNGTLCQYDEIVFARTSPEQKLRIVHEFQRRGGVVAMTGDGVNDAPSLKAADCGIAMGDGSDVAREAADMVLLENFEAIVVALEYGRLVYDNLKKTVLYLLPAGSFSELMPILLNILIGVPQMLSSLQMIIICVGTDVLPALSLALEKPEQGLLSRRPRNVKTDRLADWKLLLHAYGFIGVLESLCAMSMSFWYLQRNGVPFSDLVLGFGNWPTLDEEKLDKAQSVYFFTLVIMQWGNLLATRSRKLSIFQHKPSGNWYIFPAMICALVIGIFFSYVPFFQKTFLTRGVPVEHYFLPVAFGLGILLLDEARKFMIMHTSVNSSSCDNCSDIGNPVTSGITGSIKPSTANSRQQYVIYRPNLDWMAKARMGKGLPLGGTRATLRNRPTRVRMLNKKWTDWARYRPRPAALCNEPVYSQPCETFMARSSSQHQHTALDVPGDLRWPPHRGPRLGVLLKASPSYTLSTARTTVQSSLIQRATRQDALTAAVQRFSQYFASATPSRQVWLAKGLRTRRNRWIWAEIDPESFLNAIQDNAVEIRLCDNEQDGYDSDESDCLSVIMSEEESVQTNMTSLLQTDDGFKSSQSSMSNLSCLQTQTPSPAAIAQSLIDEAVHIYHSTTDYPTAISKLEHAASVIPPGHPDLKAQCYLHLGQLAQASYNFPSAEMDALPAQTQAQIKANRRLSTISTLGGLSPASTSLSTARSHFRHAHKLFTESKNRAGQLRCKQAVASIALDEQDWDSARSQILYILDAGKREGVEIDEVWCWSALALVSLRQGEPEEVDNYWNKAWRAGAR from the exons ATGCCCCGATTGAGACTTCGCGTTCGGTCTGGGACGACGTATTCAAACTCAATTTCAGCTCCAAGACCAAATTTATGCTCAAGCTCCAAGCTTGTCGACTCGTCTGGTTCGCTCCCGGCGCCGCTTGTTCGTTCGGATATGTTCAACCCCCAGACGGACTATCTCCTTACTGTCAAAGGTGCTCCGGACGTCCTTTACCCGAGGTGCACATCTATCATGTCTCCGGTTGACGGCCAGGTCTTTGATCTGACTCCCGAACGACTCGCTCAACTCACCGCTGTACAAAACCGATGGGCCGCTC GTGATCACCCCGCTACCGCCGTTGCGATCGCCGCCCAAGCTGGAATCGTCAGTGGCAACCCAGACGCTATTCACCGGCTTTCAGATCTCGACGATTCACTTGAcgaaaaggcaatcccacaATATGATCCCGACGCCAAGGATCGTAGCTTGTTCACATCGGACTCTAGCACCGATCCTGAAAAAGGTTCGAGCTTAGCGAACTCGGGCATGAAGA ATGGAACACTGTGTCAATATGACGAAATTGTCTTTGCGCGCACCTCTCCCGAACAGAAGTTGCGAATTGTTCACGAGTTTCAGAGGCGTGGTGGAGTCGTGGCTATGACCGGTGATGGAG TCAACGACGCCCCGAGTCTCAAAGCTGCTGACTGCGGCATCGCTATGGGCGATGGCTCGGATGTTGCCCGCGAAGCCGCCGATATGGTTCTGTTAGAAAACTTTGAGGCAATAGTAGTAGCATTGGAATACG GTCGATTGGTGTATGataacttgaagaagacaGTCCTGTACCTGCTTCCCGCTGGCAG TTTCTCCGAGCTTATGCCCATCTTGCTCAATATTTTGATTGGCGTTCCACAGATGCTTAGCAGTCTACAG ATGATCATTATCTGTGTGGGTACAGATGTCTTGCCGGCGCTCAGTCTCGCTCTCGAAAAGCCGGAACAGGGCCTTCTGTCACGCCGACCTCGAAATGTCAAGACTGATCGGTTAGCGGACTGGAAATTGTTGCTCCATGCCTATGGGTTCATTGGGGTTCTCGAGTCGTTGTGTGCGATGAGCAT GTCTTTTTGGTATCTTCAGCGCAACGGCGTGCCATTCTCGGACCTTGTCTTGGGCTTCGGAAACTGGCCGACTCTGGACGAAGAGAAGCTTGACAAGGCTCAGTCTGTGTATTTCTTTACATTAGTGATTATGCAGTGGGG TAACTTGCTGGCAACCCGGTCACGTAAATTGAGTATATTCCAGCATAAGCCTTCCGGTAATTGGTACATCTTCCCAG CAATGATCTGTGCTCTTGTAATCGGCATTTTCTTCTCTTATGTACCTTTCTTCCAGAAAACGTTCCTGACCCGAGGCGTCCCGGTCGAACACTATTTCTTGCCTGTGGCATTTGGACTTGGTATACTCCT ACTGGATGAAGCGCGCAAGTTTATG ATAATGCATACGTCAGTGAATTCATCATCGTGCGATAACTGTTCGGACATCGGAAACCCTGTCACATCG GGAATAACTGGTTCGatcaaaccaagtacggctAATTCAAGGCAGCAATACGTGATCTAT AGACCCAATTTGGACTGGATGGCGAAGGCTAGAATGGGCAAAGGATTACCGCTCGGTGGCACAAGGGCTACCCT TCGCAATCGCCCCACACGAGTGAGGATGTTGAATAAAAAGTGGACGGATTGGGCTAGATATCGCCCACGTCCGGCTGCCCTTTGCAATGAACCTGTCTACTCGCAACCGTGTGAGACGTTCATGGCGAGGTCCTCCTCTCAACATCAACACACGGCGCTCGACGTCCCTGGTGA CCTCCGATGGCCTCCTCATCGCGGGCCGCGGCTGGGGGTCCTCCTCAAAGCCTCACCATCGTATACACTGTCAACGGCCAGGACCACTGTACAGTCATCCCTTATCCAAAGAGCTACGAGGCAA GATGCCCTCACAGCTGCTGTGCAGCGCTTCAGCCAATACTTTGCTTCTGCAACACCTTCGCGTCAAGTGTGGCTCGCAAAGGGTCTGCGGACTCGTCGGAACCGCTGGATATGGGCCGAGATCGATCCAGAATCGTTTCTCAACGCGATCCAGGACAACGCGGTTGAGATCCGCTTGTGCGATAACGAGCAGGATGGATACGATTCCGACGAATCGGACTGCCTGAGCGTAATCATGTCGGAGGAGGAGAGTGTTCAAACAAATATGACATCCCTGTTGCAGACGGATGATGGGTTCA AGAGCTCTCAATCGAGCATGTCCAACCTCTCCTGTCTTCAAACCCAGACTCCCTCGCCTGCTGCGATTGCGCAAAGCTTGATTGATGAAGCAGTACATATTTACCATTCCACCACCGACTATCCTACCGCCATATCCAAACTCGAGCATGCAGCGTCCGTTATACCACCGGGGCACCCTGATCTGAAAGCCCAGTGCTACTTGCATTTGGGACAACTCGCCCAAGCCTCGTACAATTTCCCCTCGGCCGAGATGGATGCTCTGCCCGCTCAGACCCAGGCCCAAATCAAGGCAAACCGCCGGCTGTCGACCATCTCGACTCTCGGTGGCTTGTCCCCAGCCTCAACATCCCTCTCAACCGCTCGCTCCCATTTCAGACACGCACACAAGTTGTTTACCGAGTCTAAGAACCGCGCTGGTCAGTTGCGATGCAAACAAGCCGTTGCTTCGATTGCATTGGACGAGCAGGACTGGGATTCGGCTCGGAGTCAGATTCTTTATATCCTGGATGCGGGGAAGCGAGAGGGCGTGGAGATTGATGAGGTGTGGTGCTGGAGCGCTTTGGCGCTTGTTTCCTTGAGGCAAGGAGAGCCCGAGGAGGTCGATAATTATTGGAACAAAGCCTGGCGCGCGGGTGCCCGATAA
- a CDS encoding Sodium/hydrogen exchanger family gives MVVLHFGYHYAVLESFVVGASLSATSLGTTFAIMSSFRFPTPHSHPQASIRDVDSTEPSSASKDQSNLGETRAGTILMGAALLDDIVGLVISSVVSNLGPRDTESRITGWAISRPIVSSAGMLFVTFFLAKHIGPRFIRLLCGALPRDLSSSKWAHQFPNVALFLFIAVVSAYVTIAHYIGSSMLIGAFCAGSLMSHCWKLIQAHANSDAIVHWSPHTSYHRIAPVQNYVLAPFFFASIGAAIPVRSLFQATTAWRGILYSAIMVVAKVLAGAWLPLWATFEHLVHPHSQAHSTPPWPADSEGLVGEEAFGVGIWAVVLSTLLGPIGEKRVQESDNTWTKVSKRSGPGQPTFDRGRAYRSIAFCQSSFNFEEPVALGIDKFDGPELAHADRYSLATRYS, from the exons ATGGTCGTACTTCACTTTGGATACCATTATGCCGTCCTCGAGTCGTTCGTCGTTGGCGCATCACTCAGTGCCACATCGTTGGGAACTACTTTTGCGATCATGTCCTCCTTCCGTTTTCCAACTCCGCACAGTCACCCCCAGGCCAGCATCAGGGATGTGGATTCAACCGAGCCTTCCTCGGCTTCAAAAGATCAGAGCAATCTAGGTGAAACAAGAGCCGGTACTATACTCATGGGTGCGGCCTTATTGGACGATATCGTTGGTTTGGTTATCAGTAGTGTAGTATCCAACCTGGGCCCAAGGGATACCGAATCCCGTATCACAGGTTGGGCCATTTCCCGCCCCATTGTCTCCTCTGCGGGCATGCTGTTCGTCACCTTTTTCTTAGCCAAGCATATCGGCCCTCGATTCATTAGACTCCTTTGCGGCGCTTTGCCTCGGGATTTATCCAGCAGCAAATGGGCCCATCAGTTCCCGAACGTCGCACTCTTTTTATTTATTGCGGTAGTTTCGGCATATGTCACCATCGCGCATTATATTGGATCATCAATGCTTATTGGTGCATTTTGTGCTGGAAGTCTTATGAGCCATTGTTGGAAGCTTATTCAAGCGCACGCCAATTCTGATGCAATTGTCCACTGGTCTCCCCATACATCATACCACCGAATAGCTCCAGTGCAGAATTATGTTCTAGCAccattcttctttgccagtATTGGTGCTGCGATCCCAGTTCGCTCTCTCTTTCAAGCCACTACGGCCTGGAGGGGAATTCTTTATTCAGCGATCATGGTTGTCGCCAAAGTTCTTGCAGGCGCATGGCTACCCCTTTGGGCGACATTCGAGCACTTGGTTCACCCGCATAGTCAGGCGCATTCCACTCCACCATGGCCAGCGGATT CTGAGGGATTGGTTGGCGAAGAAGCGTTTGGCGTCGGGATTTGGGCGGTGGTTCTAAGTACTTTGCTAGGTCCTATTGGA GAAAAAAGGGTTCAAGAGTCGGACAATACCTGGACCAAGGTCTCGAAGCGATCCGGACCAGGACAACCAACCTTTGATCGAGGGAGAGCCTATAGGTCAATCGCTTTCTGCCAGTCCTCTTTCAATTTCGAGGAACCCGTCGCTCTGGGAATCGATAAGTTTGACGGACCTGAGCTAGCACATGCAGACAGATACTCCTTGGCCACTCGGTACTCTTAG